A single window of Chitinophagales bacterium DNA harbors:
- a CDS encoding tetrahydrofolate dehydrogenase/cyclohydrolase catalytic domain-containing protein, which translates to MQILSGKDLSKIIQAQVKEEVAEWVASGGKQPHLAVILVGSDGASETYVGHKVRMCEQLGIKSSLVKHVDTISEEALLSEVERLNNDADIDGFIVQLPLPKHIDVDKVIEAIDHRKDVDGFHSINVGRMAQNVPCFLPATPYGIMQILEHYQIETQGKECVVLGRSNIVGRPVSILMSNNGYPGNATVTVCHSRTKDLKKHTLNADILIVALGIPEYVTADMVKEGVVIIDVGTTRVADASKKSGYRLAGDVKYSEVAPKCSAITPVPGGVGPMTVISLIKNTMRAVKGEVYPK; encoded by the coding sequence ATGCAAATTCTTAGTGGAAAAGATCTTTCCAAAATCATACAGGCACAAGTAAAAGAAGAAGTAGCAGAATGGGTGGCAAGCGGTGGCAAACAGCCGCATTTGGCAGTCATTTTGGTGGGTAGTGATGGAGCGAGTGAAACGTATGTGGGGCATAAAGTACGTATGTGTGAGCAATTGGGGATTAAATCTTCATTGGTCAAACATGTTGACACAATTTCGGAGGAAGCACTATTGAGTGAAGTCGAAAGACTCAACAATGATGCAGATATTGACGGCTTTATTGTTCAATTGCCGCTTCCCAAACACATTGACGTGGACAAGGTGATTGAAGCGATTGACCACCGCAAAGATGTGGACGGTTTTCATTCTATCAACGTAGGTCGGATGGCGCAAAATGTGCCTTGTTTTTTACCCGCTACGCCTTATGGCATCATGCAGATTTTGGAGCATTATCAAATTGAAACACAAGGCAAAGAGTGTGTAGTTTTGGGCCGCAGCAATATTGTGGGCCGACCTGTGAGCATTTTGATGTCAAACAATGGTTATCCCGGCAATGCAACGGTGACGGTTTGTCACAGCCGAACGAAAGATTTGAAGAAACACACCTTGAACGCCGATATTTTGATTGTGGCTTTGGGGATTCCCGAATATGTGACTGCCGATATGGTGAAAGAAGGGGTGGTCATTATTGACGTGGGTACAACTCGTGTGGCAGATGCTTCTAAAAAAAGTGGCTATAGATTGGCGGGTGATGTGAAATACAGCGAGGTCGCTCCAAAATGTAGTGCGATTACTCCTGTTCCTGGAGGTGTTGGGCCAATGACCGTTATTTCGTTGATTAAAAACACAATGAGGGCGGTGAAAGGAGAGGTATATCCGAAATAA
- a CDS encoding nucleotidyltransferase domain-containing protein, which translates to MNTFQNIQPILTDLKQSLQTLYGERLASLILFGSYARNEAREDSDIDILMVLNDDEIAPFTEIDKISDITFQLLLDKGKVIQVVPTNKDKYEHQLNPLYIQIRKQGILL; encoded by the coding sequence ATGAATACTTTCCAAAATATACAACCGATTCTTACAGACCTAAAGCAATCATTACAAACATTGTATGGAGAACGTTTGGCTTCACTGATTCTTTTTGGCTCTTATGCCCGAAACGAGGCACGAGAAGACTCTGATATTGACATATTGATGGTATTAAACGATGACGAAATTGCTCCTTTTACCGAAATTGACAAAATTAGTGACATTACTTTTCAACTGCTATTGGACAAAGGAAAAGTCATTCAAGTAGTACCTACCAACAAAGATAAATATGAACATCAATTGAATCCATTGTATATACAAATCAGAAAACAGGGCATATTGTTATGA
- the serA gene encoding phosphoglycerate dehydrogenase, with protein MEQMAAEAVQEKFSKDNIQILLLERIHPIALETFNAAGYSNVELLDRALSEEELIEKIKSVRLIGIRSKSQITAKVLEHAKKLLGIGCFCIGTNQVDLETATQDGVAVFNSPYSNTRSVAELVIAETVMLMRGIPEKSTAAHEGRWLKQAEGSFEVRGKTMGIIGYGHIGSQVSVLAESMGLKVLYYDIVPKLPLGNAEPVDTLEELLNRSDVVTLHVPATSMTKNMFRAEQIAQMKKGAFLINLSRGTVVDIEALKVALDEKYLAGAAIDVFPLEPKEDGELFRSPLQGLPNVILTPHIGGSTEEAQVNIGKDAANKLINYLEKGTTVGSHTIPELSLTPYKNAHRILNVHHNVPGVLSEINGKMSEHGINILGQHLATNDKIGYVVIDVAKSGSHKALKEIKKIKHTIQARILY; from the coding sequence ATGGAACAAATGGCTGCTGAGGCAGTGCAAGAAAAATTTTCTAAAGACAACATTCAGATTTTACTTTTGGAACGTATCCATCCAATTGCATTAGAAACCTTCAATGCCGCAGGTTACAGCAATGTAGAACTACTGGATAGAGCTTTGTCGGAAGAAGAATTGATTGAAAAAATAAAATCGGTTCGCCTAATTGGAATTCGCTCTAAATCTCAGATTACGGCAAAGGTATTGGAACACGCCAAAAAACTATTGGGCATTGGCTGTTTTTGTATTGGAACCAATCAAGTGGATTTGGAAACAGCTACTCAAGACGGCGTAGCAGTATTTAATTCGCCTTATAGCAACACCCGTTCGGTGGCAGAATTGGTGATTGCAGAAACGGTGATGTTGATGCGTGGAATTCCCGAAAAAAGTACAGCTGCACACGAAGGTCGCTGGCTCAAACAAGCAGAGGGGAGTTTTGAAGTGCGTGGTAAAACAATGGGAATCATCGGATACGGCCATATTGGTTCGCAGGTCAGTGTGTTGGCTGAATCTATGGGTTTGAAGGTTTTATACTACGATATCGTTCCTAAATTACCTTTGGGAAATGCAGAACCTGTTGATACATTGGAAGAATTGTTGAACCGTTCGGATGTGGTGACACTTCACGTACCAGCTACTTCAATGACCAAAAATATGTTCAGGGCAGAGCAAATTGCTCAGATGAAAAAAGGTGCTTTCCTTATCAATTTGAGTCGAGGTACGGTTGTTGATATTGAAGCCTTGAAAGTTGCTTTGGACGAAAAGTACCTTGCAGGAGCTGCAATTGATGTGTTTCCATTGGAACCCAAAGAAGACGGTGAACTTTTCCGCTCACCACTTCAAGGGCTTCCAAATGTAATCTTGACTCCTCATATCGGTGGTTCGACCGAAGAAGCGCAGGTAAACATCGGTAAGGATGCGGCAAACAAACTCATTAATTACCTTGAAAAAGGCACAACAGTTGGTTCTCACACCATTCCCGAATTGAGCTTGACCCCCTACAAAAATGCCCACCGTATATTGAATGTTCACCACAACGTGCCAGGTGTTTTGAGTGAAATCAACGGCAAAATGTCGGAGCATGGCATCAATATTTTGGGACAGCACTTAGCGACTAATGATAAGATTGGTTATGTTGTAATTGATGTTGCCAAATCAGGTTCACACAAGGCATTGAAGGAAATCAAAAAGATCAAACATACAATTCAAGCAAGAATATTGTATTAG
- a CDS encoding HEPN domain-containing protein — translation MTNTYVILISKAQENLEDATFLYEERGSKESAVSRTYYSMYYATEATLLTKGVVAHSHSGQIAQFSLHFIKTNEIPLEYGKMLGKALEKDNCVIMRLKQIFQILR, via the coding sequence ATGACAAATACTTACGTTATTTTGATTTCTAAAGCTCAAGAAAACCTTGAAGATGCAACTTTTCTTTATGAAGAAAGAGGTAGTAAGGAATCGGCTGTTTCACGGACATACTATTCGATGTATTATGCAACGGAGGCTACTTTGCTCACCAAAGGAGTAGTCGCTCATTCTCATAGTGGGCAAATTGCTCAATTTAGTTTGCACTTTATCAAGACAAATGAAATACCCCTCGAATATGGCAAAATGTTGGGCAAAGCATTGGAAAAAGACAATTGTGTGATTATGAGATTGAAGCAAATATTTCAGATATTGAGGTAG
- a CDS encoding endonuclease, with the protein MFVKFLLIASLFFFNYCNNPSTEANVHSTKNKQEGIFPNEKGILLLQKLQENYKPHQVLSYGECRDVLFKETARYQQDRLVCIYTGYGIWLDPRQDPSTNAYEQGINCEHTWPQSMGAKGQAKSDMHHLFPTREGVNAARSNHPFGEIPDEETDRWYLVDQIQNDIPTKNIDAYSELDSDSGYFEPKEDVKGDIARAMFYFYTMYHDQSGFNEAFFEGQKSTLLQWHIADPVDDFEAHRNRFISKYQDGKVNPFIEDTTLVRRVFFD; encoded by the coding sequence ATGTTCGTAAAATTCTTACTCATTGCCAGTCTTTTCTTCTTCAATTACTGCAACAACCCTTCAACTGAGGCAAATGTTCATTCTACAAAGAACAAACAAGAAGGTATTTTTCCAAACGAAAAAGGAATACTACTACTGCAAAAGTTACAGGAAAACTATAAGCCTCATCAAGTATTGTCTTATGGTGAATGTAGGGATGTGTTGTTCAAAGAAACGGCACGTTACCAACAAGATAGGCTGGTTTGTATTTACACAGGCTATGGCATTTGGTTGGATCCGAGACAAGATCCAAGTACCAACGCCTATGAACAGGGTATTAATTGTGAACACACATGGCCGCAAAGCATGGGTGCAAAAGGACAAGCAAAGAGCGATATGCACCACCTTTTTCCAACGAGAGAAGGTGTAAATGCGGCACGCAGCAACCATCCTTTTGGCGAAATTCCTGACGAAGAAACAGATAGATGGTATTTAGTGGATCAAATACAAAATGATATTCCAACCAAAAATATTGACGCATACAGCGAATTGGACAGTGATTCGGGGTATTTTGAACCCAAAGAAGACGTGAAAGGTGACATTGCGAGGGCGATGTTTTATTTCTACACCATGTATCACGACCAAAGTGGCTTCAATGAGGCATTTTTTGAAGGACAAAAAAGTACTTTATTGCAGTGGCACATTGCAGACCCTGTGGATGATTTTGAAGCGCATCGCAATCGATTCATTTCTAAGTATCAAGATGGTAAGGTGAATCCATTTATTGAGGATACAACGTTGGTGAGGAGGGTGTTTTTTGATTAA
- a CDS encoding ParA family protein, producing the protein MGQVITFSNHKGGVGKTTSTVNVGVALSEMGQKVLLIDLDPQANLTQSFGITKVNFNIYESLIGRYELRWTSITENLDVVPSTLDLSGAETELVSEPGREFILKELIEAIRDQYDFVLIDTPPSLGLLTVNALTAADAVYIPLQAEYLALQGLTKLTSVIRKIQKRLNRNLQLGGVFLTQYDSRKILNREVAEMVSNYFKDKVFKTKIRDNVALAEAPSLGKDIFNYNNKSNGAKDYMNLSKEILKRNQ; encoded by the coding sequence ATGGGTCAAGTTATCACTTTTAGCAACCACAAAGGCGGTGTAGGTAAAACTACTTCGACGGTCAATGTTGGGGTTGCACTATCCGAAATGGGGCAAAAAGTCTTGTTGATTGATTTAGACCCACAAGCGAATTTAACGCAAAGTTTTGGTATCACCAAAGTCAACTTCAATATCTACGAATCACTCATTGGTCGCTATGAACTTCGATGGACTTCCATCACCGAAAATTTGGATGTTGTGCCTTCCACTTTAGACCTTTCGGGAGCCGAAACAGAATTGGTTTCAGAACCGGGGAGGGAGTTTATTTTGAAGGAGCTGATAGAAGCTATCAGAGATCAATACGATTTTGTATTGATAGATACACCTCCTTCTTTGGGGTTGCTGACTGTCAATGCTTTGACGGCAGCTGATGCGGTGTATATTCCCCTTCAAGCGGAATATTTAGCATTGCAGGGATTGACCAAATTGACATCGGTTATTCGCAAAATCCAGAAAAGACTCAATCGAAATTTGCAGCTTGGAGGGGTATTTCTTACCCAATACGATAGCCGAAAAATACTGAACCGAGAAGTAGCCGAAATGGTTTCTAACTACTTCAAAGACAAAGTATTCAAAACCAAAATTCGGGATAATGTGGCATTGGCAGAAGCTCCCTCTTTGGGCAAAGACATCTTCAACTACAACAACAAAAGCAATGGCGCAAAAGATTATATGAATCTATCGAAGGAGATTTTGAAGCGAAATCAGTAG
- a CDS encoding DUF433 domain-containing protein, which yields MINKSTAYKHIYLQKSGQAYIEGTRTKVTELIVEKLAYGWDAEALSLQHDYLTLGQIYSALAFYYDHQKEMDESIQQDLKVFDRMAKNVKESPLVTKLKSAKTW from the coding sequence ATGATTAACAAATCAACAGCTTACAAGCATATCTATTTGCAAAAAAGTGGACAAGCTTACATTGAAGGAACAAGAACCAAAGTCACTGAACTTATAGTAGAAAAACTGGCTTATGGTTGGGATGCAGAAGCATTGTCATTACAGCATGATTATTTGACTTTAGGACAAATCTATTCTGCATTGGCATTTTATTATGACCATCAAAAGGAGATGGATGAAAGTATTCAACAGGATTTGAAAGTCTTCGATAGAATGGCAAAGAATGTGAAAGAAAGTCCTTTGGTGACTAAGCTTAAATCAGCAAAAACATGGTAG
- a CDS encoding AI-2E family transporter: protein MNRSTYWSTHFANLMLGFLALTMILYMGSTIFIPILLASIIAFAIYPLVQKFEKLGFPEGLAIFSSMFIVISIIVLLIILIGAQLNSFITEIPTLINKFENLLLDIQDFIEDKFAITSESQLDILRDNMVNLFSTGTSIVRGTISTTTNILFYAALVPIYIFFMTYYHKIFRNFIIEISPANKMTLTEKILSEIKSVVQNYVGGLFLVILIIAALNSIGLLIVGIKYAVFFGCVSALLCIIPYFGVFMGGFITALYALLTGDAFWAPIGVIAVYGTIQFLEGNFITPFVMGTKVSLNPLVVIVTLLAGSALWGIAGMILSVPIIAVMKMVFDNIESLKPYGRVLGTHIPQFDINRYSPEQVQQGISSKLPNQVEEVEVSHQRKTELREIKAD, encoded by the coding sequence ATGAACAGAAGCACTTACTGGTCAACTCATTTTGCCAACTTGATGCTTGGCTTTCTTGCCCTCACTATGATACTATATATGGGGAGCACCATTTTTATACCCATCCTTCTGGCGAGTATCATTGCTTTCGCTATTTACCCTCTCGTACAAAAGTTTGAGAAATTAGGATTTCCAGAAGGTTTGGCCATTTTCAGTTCAATGTTCATTGTTATATCTATTATTGTGTTACTTATCATTTTGATTGGCGCACAGCTCAATAGTTTCATCACCGAAATTCCTACCCTCATCAATAAGTTTGAAAATCTTTTGCTTGATATTCAAGATTTTATTGAAGATAAATTTGCCATCACATCAGAAAGCCAATTGGATATTTTGAGGGATAATATGGTCAATTTGTTTAGTACAGGAACCTCCATTGTTCGAGGCACGATTAGCACTACGACCAATATTTTGTTTTATGCTGCACTTGTTCCGATTTACATTTTCTTTATGACCTACTACCACAAGATTTTCAGGAATTTCATCATCGAAATTTCTCCTGCCAACAAAATGACCTTGACAGAGAAAATTTTGAGTGAAATCAAAAGTGTGGTACAAAACTATGTAGGTGGTTTGTTTTTGGTCATTCTTATTATTGCAGCCCTCAATAGCATTGGTTTATTGATTGTAGGAATTAAATATGCTGTATTTTTTGGCTGCGTGAGTGCTTTGTTGTGTATCATTCCCTATTTTGGCGTGTTTATGGGTGGTTTTATTACTGCGCTTTATGCCTTGCTGACGGGCGATGCTTTTTGGGCTCCTATTGGTGTGATTGCAGTTTATGGCACTATCCAGTTTTTGGAAGGGAACTTTATTACGCCTTTTGTGATGGGTACAAAAGTAAGTTTGAATCCTTTGGTGGTGATTGTCACACTTTTAGCTGGTAGTGCATTGTGGGGCATTGCAGGCATGATTTTGTCGGTGCCAATCATTGCAGTGATGAAAATGGTTTTTGACAATATCGAAAGCCTAAAACCGTATGGTAGGGTTTTGGGAACGCACATTCCGCAATTTGACATCAATCGCTATTCACCCGAACAGGTACAACAAGGTATCAGTTCTAAACTCCCAAATCAAGTGGAAGAAGTAGAGGTGAGCCATCAGAGAAAGACGGAACTGAGAGAGATAAAAGCGGATTGA
- the prfA gene encoding peptide chain release factor 1, translating into MLDKLQAIKQRWEDIGQQLIDPEAMNDMKRYAQMGKDYKELQVFVDVYEKYSDLLSNIKNNKQIIQTTDDPEFKEMAKMELDELLEEQSKMDEEIKYLLIPKDPEDSKNAVLEIRAGTGGDEASIFAGDLFRMYQRYSETKGWKLDLVSLSENQIGGYKEIVAKIDGDNVYGTLKYESGVHRVQRVPVTESQGRVHTSAASVAVLPEADEVDVDVNPADLRVDTYRASGAGGQHVNKTESAVRITHIPTGIVVECQDERSQMRNREKAMEVLRTRIYEREYQKHMDAIASERKTLVSTGDRSAKIRTYNYPQGRVTDHRIKLTLYNLDSIMNGDVQHIIDQLQIAENAEKLKSGESF; encoded by the coding sequence ATGCTGGATAAATTACAAGCCATCAAACAGCGATGGGAAGATATTGGGCAACAGCTAATAGATCCCGAAGCCATGAATGACATGAAGCGGTATGCTCAAATGGGGAAAGACTACAAAGAATTGCAGGTGTTTGTAGATGTGTATGAAAAATATAGTGATTTATTGAGTAATATTAAGAATAACAAACAAATCATACAAACAACCGATGATCCAGAATTTAAAGAAATGGCCAAAATGGAGTTGGATGAATTGTTGGAAGAACAATCCAAAATGGACGAGGAAATCAAATATTTGCTCATTCCCAAAGACCCCGAAGACTCCAAAAATGCGGTACTTGAAATTCGTGCTGGAACAGGAGGTGATGAAGCGTCAATTTTTGCAGGAGATTTGTTTAGAATGTACCAACGGTACAGCGAAACAAAGGGTTGGAAACTGGATTTGGTCAGTTTGAGTGAAAACCAAATCGGAGGTTACAAAGAGATTGTCGCAAAAATAGATGGTGACAATGTATATGGCACACTCAAATACGAATCAGGTGTTCACCGTGTTCAGCGAGTTCCCGTCACTGAATCACAAGGAAGAGTACACACTTCGGCCGCATCCGTAGCCGTATTGCCTGAAGCCGATGAAGTAGATGTAGATGTCAATCCTGCCGATTTGAGGGTAGATACTTACAGGGCATCTGGAGCGGGTGGACAGCACGTAAACAAGACAGAATCAGCCGTTCGCATCACCCACATTCCCACAGGAATAGTGGTAGAATGTCAAGATGAACGTTCGCAAATGCGAAACCGTGAGAAAGCAATGGAAGTGTTGCGTACACGTATCTACGAGAGAGAATACCAAAAACACATGGATGCCATAGCAAGTGAGCGAAAAACTTTGGTTTCGACAGGTGACCGTTCTGCAAAAATTCGCACCTACAATTATCCGCAAGGTCGAGTGACCGACCACCGAATCAAATTGACTTTATACAATTTAGATAGCATCATGAATGGTGATGTTCAGCATATTATTGACCAATTACAGATTGCAGAAAATGCAGAGAAATTGAAGTCAGGAGAATCTTTTTAA
- a CDS encoding DUF58 domain-containing protein → MLSFFKSLFIHQRFFVLLGLVVLLFMLAYSYPALLGIAKLAVFALVLGLLIDMTLLYRIKKGLFGYRETPELFSNGDQNDVHIYLENYYPFNIQTQIIDELPFQFQRRDVSFIENLKTAASKSIVYQLRPTERGEYHFGALNVLVASPLSLVNRRYVFSADKMVPVYPSFLQMRKFELIAFSNQKLEYGIKKIRRIGHSMEFEQIKEYVMGDDYRIINWKATARRNQLMVNQFQDEKSQQIFSIIDSGRVMKMPFEGMSLLDYAVNASLVISNIAIKKGDKAGLVTFAEKMGILLPAKNQMRQMRTIQEGLFNLQTRFLESDYEKLYANIRHKINRRSLLLLFTNFESLSALQRQLPSIRKIAKRHLVVVIFFENTELKELLEAPADGVLPIYQKTIAEKFAFEKRQIVKELQLHGIQAILTSPQNLTVNTINKYLELKSRGLI, encoded by the coding sequence ATGCTTTCATTTTTTAAAAGCTTGTTTATTCACCAACGTTTTTTTGTACTACTCGGTTTAGTGGTGCTGCTATTTATGCTCGCCTACTCCTATCCTGCGCTCTTGGGTATAGCCAAACTCGCAGTATTTGCTTTGGTTTTGGGATTGCTGATAGACATGACATTGTTGTACCGAATCAAAAAGGGACTTTTTGGCTATCGAGAAACGCCCGAATTGTTCTCCAATGGCGACCAAAATGATGTCCACATTTACCTCGAAAACTACTATCCCTTCAACATACAAACCCAAATCATTGACGAACTGCCTTTTCAGTTTCAAAGACGGGATGTTTCATTCATCGAAAATCTGAAAACAGCGGCTTCAAAAAGCATTGTCTATCAACTCCGACCGACCGAAAGAGGTGAGTATCATTTTGGTGCGCTCAATGTGTTGGTGGCTTCTCCCCTATCGCTTGTCAACCGACGCTATGTTTTTTCGGCGGATAAAATGGTGCCTGTTTATCCTTCATTTCTGCAAATGCGAAAATTTGAGTTGATTGCCTTTTCTAACCAAAAACTGGAATACGGCATCAAAAAAATACGCCGTATTGGTCACAGCATGGAGTTTGAGCAAATCAAAGAATATGTGATGGGCGACGATTACCGCATCATCAATTGGAAGGCAACTGCTCGGCGCAATCAGTTGATGGTGAATCAATTTCAAGACGAAAAATCGCAGCAAATTTTCTCGATTATTGACAGTGGACGTGTCATGAAAATGCCCTTTGAAGGGATGTCACTTTTGGATTATGCTGTCAATGCGAGTTTGGTGATTTCCAACATTGCCATCAAAAAGGGCGACAAAGCGGGCTTGGTGACTTTTGCCGAAAAAATGGGCATTCTCCTCCCCGCCAAAAATCAAATGCGGCAAATGCGGACGATTCAAGAGGGTTTGTTCAACCTACAAACCCGCTTTTTGGAGTCGGACTACGAAAAACTCTACGCCAATATCCGCCACAAAATCAACCGCCGAAGTCTCCTACTTTTGTTTACCAATTTTGAGAGCCTTTCTGCCCTTCAAAGGCAACTTCCTTCTATCCGCAAAATTGCCAAAAGGCATTTGGTGGTGGTGATTTTCTTCGAAAACACCGAACTTAAGGAACTTCTTGAAGCTCCTGCCGATGGTGTTCTACCGATTTACCAAAAAACCATTGCCGAAAAGTTTGCTTTTGAGAAACGACAGATTGTGAAGGAATTGCAGCTACACGGCATTCAAGCAATTTTGACAAGTCCGCAAAATTTGACGGTGAATACGATTAATAAGTATTTGGAATTGAAGTCGAGGGGATTGATTTGA
- a CDS encoding DUF5615 family PIN-like protein: protein MVGFYMDVHIPRAITNGLRIRGVDVLTAQEDNATTMEDAKILDRAGVLNRIVFSFDNDFLKEAHSRQMEGFNFVGVVYAHALRVTVGECVRDLELIAELATLEEMENQVVYLPL, encoded by the coding sequence ATGGTAGGTTTCTATATGGATGTTCATATTCCAAGAGCAATTACCAATGGTTTGCGAATCAGAGGAGTTGATGTTTTGACTGCACAGGAAGACAATGCAACAACTATGGAGGATGCTAAAATTTTAGATAGAGCAGGAGTTTTAAATCGTATCGTATTTTCATTTGACAACGATTTTCTCAAAGAGGCACATAGCAGACAAATGGAGGGCTTTAATTTTGTAGGTGTTGTCTATGCACATGCTTTGAGGGTTACTGTTGGAGAATGTGTGAGGGATTTAGAATTAATAGCTGAATTGGCAACACTTGAAGAAATGGAAAATCAAGTAGTTTATTTGCCCTTATAG
- the lepA gene encoding translation elongation factor 4 yields the protein MKHIRNFSIIAHIDHGKSTLADRLIEITSAVAQRDMKAQLLDNMDLERERGITIKSHAVQMDYIHNGQPYVFNLIDTPGHVDFSYEVSRAIAACEGALLLVDAAQGIQAQTISNLYLAIEQDLEIIPILNKIDMPGAMIEEVSDQIIDLIGCNLEDIIPVSAKTGENVHAIFDAIINRIPPPKGDVDAPLQALIFDSMFNSYRGVIAYFRILNGKLKKGDSVKFVNTGKAYEANEIGILRLDLEPKKELLAGDVGYIVTGIKESREIKVGDTITHENDPAPSIQGFEDVKPMVFAGIYPMDTEDYEDLRDSLEKLQLNDASLVYEPETSLALGFGFRCGFLGMLHLEIVQERLEREFDMTVITTVPNVSYFYLDRKGERFPINNPTDMPDPTLVDHIEEPFISAQVITKPEYIGRIMTLCIEKRGELKNQIYLSETRVELSFDLPLAEIVFDFYDRLKSISRGYASFDYQMDDYRPADLVKMDILLNGEKVDAFSALIHRSKAYELGRKLCVKLKELLTRHQFMIAIQAAIGAKVIARETISALRKDVTAKCYGGDITRKRKLLEKQKKGKKKMRQIGNIEVPQKAFMAVLKLNDD from the coding sequence ATGAAACATATTAGAAATTTTAGCATTATAGCACATATTGACCATGGCAAAAGTACTTTGGCAGATCGGTTGATAGAAATTACCTCCGCTGTGGCGCAGCGTGACATGAAAGCCCAACTCCTTGACAATATGGATTTGGAGCGAGAACGGGGTATCACGATTAAAAGTCATGCTGTTCAGATGGATTATATTCATAATGGACAACCCTATGTATTCAATTTGATTGACACACCGGGTCACGTCGACTTTTCTTATGAAGTGTCGAGAGCAATTGCAGCATGTGAAGGAGCATTGTTGTTGGTAGATGCCGCACAAGGGATTCAGGCACAAACTATTTCCAATCTTTATTTGGCCATTGAGCAAGACTTAGAAATCATTCCGATTCTCAATAAAATCGATATGCCCGGGGCAATGATTGAGGAAGTGTCCGACCAAATTATTGATTTGATTGGTTGTAATTTGGAGGATATCATTCCTGTAAGTGCCAAAACAGGCGAAAATGTCCATGCCATTTTTGATGCCATTATCAATAGGATTCCACCTCCAAAGGGAGATGTTGATGCACCATTGCAGGCATTGATTTTTGATTCAATGTTCAATTCCTATCGGGGAGTGATTGCCTATTTCCGTATCTTGAACGGAAAGCTAAAGAAAGGCGATTCCGTCAAATTTGTGAATACAGGTAAGGCTTATGAAGCAAATGAAATAGGAATTTTACGCTTGGATTTGGAACCTAAAAAGGAATTGTTGGCAGGTGATGTTGGCTATATAGTTACAGGAATCAAGGAATCAAGAGAAATCAAGGTCGGAGATACGATTACCCACGAAAATGACCCTGCCCCTTCTATTCAAGGATTTGAGGATGTAAAACCAATGGTATTTGCAGGTATTTATCCGATGGATACCGAAGACTATGAAGATTTGAGGGATTCTCTCGAGAAGTTGCAACTCAATGATGCTTCTTTGGTCTATGAGCCTGAAACTTCCTTGGCTTTGGGATTCGGCTTTAGATGTGGTTTTTTGGGTATGTTGCACCTCGAAATCGTGCAAGAACGCTTGGAGCGAGAGTTTGATATGACAGTGATTACCACTGTTCCAAACGTGAGCTATTTTTATTTAGACAGGAAGGGTGAGCGATTTCCTATCAACAATCCAACCGACATGCCTGACCCTACTCTGGTCGATCATATCGAAGAACCTTTTATTTCTGCTCAGGTCATCACCAAACCCGAATACATTGGGCGTATTATGACGCTTTGTATCGAAAAACGGGGGGAATTGAAGAATCAAATTTACTTGTCCGAAACTCGGGTAGAATTGAGTTTTGACCTCCCTCTTGCCGAAATCGTTTTTGATTTTTATGACCGATTGAAGTCCATTTCTCGCGGCTATGCGTCATTTGATTATCAAATGGATGACTACCGCCCAGCTGATTTGGTGAAAATGGATATTCTGTTGAATGGGGAGAAAGTAGATGCTTTTTCAGCTTTGATTCACCGTTCTAAAGCCTACGAATTGGGACGTAAACTGTGTGTCAAATTGAAGGAATTACTTACCCGACACCAATTTATGATTGCGATTCAAGCTGCAATTGGTGCAAAGGTGATTGCTCGTGAAACCATCAGTGCTTTGCGTAAGGATGTGACTGCAAAGTGTTATGGTGGGGATATTACTCGTAAGCGAAAACTGCTGGAGAAACAAAAGAAGGGTAAGAAAAAAATGCGCCAAATTGGGAACATTGAAGTTCCTCAAAAGGCATTTATGGCGGTATTGAAGTTGAATGATGATTAG